In one window of Bemisia tabaci chromosome 6, PGI_BMITA_v3 DNA:
- the LOC109036435 gene encoding uncharacterized protein isoform X2 → MYSVSSPLLLFFAGCLMVAKLQSTEAAASTMNYKVNETAVIKRVKLEASKGRSALQYRIQLIDEPLFKEALAFMNEHFVLNNNLMKSLAPGVAPTEPIEDDDEEPGPWEMALSEGISLAAILEDDQGTTGSMIACYMLGIERKGEVFLLPEGQDIPEFFRYIGKTLEDVEAKADVYTIFNCTSYVAGYGLATAPKYQRRGIGEEMLRARAQVCRITDTPVSAAVFTGEASQKLAKKCGYQTLAELDLTTYRIDGKLIYPNPEWPVIKWMAIRYF, encoded by the exons ATGTATAGTGTTTCGTCTCCACTCTTATTATTCTTCGCTGGCTGTTTGATGGTGGCAAAATTACAAAGCACCG AAGCGGCAGCCAGCACAATGAATTACAAGGTTAACGAGACCGCAGTCATCAAACGGGTGAAGTTAGAAGCTTCTAAAGGACGCTCTGCCCTCCAGTATCGCATTCAGTTGATAGATGAACCTTTATTCAAAGAGGCATTGGCGTTCATGAATGAGCATTTTGTACTGAATAATAATTTGATGAAATCTCTAG CTCCAGGTGTGGCGCCCACCGAGCCTATTGAAGACGATGATGAGGAACCAGGTCCATGGGAGATGGCCCTCTCTGAAGGTATCTCATTGGCCGCAATCTTAGAAGACGATCAAGGAACCACGGGTAGCATGATTGCTTGTTACATGTTGGGAATAGAGAGAAAAGGGGAAGTTTTTTTGTTGCCG GAGGGGCAAGATATACCTGAGTTTTTTAGATACATCGGGAAGACCCTGGAAGATGTGGAGGCGAAAGCAGACGTATACACGATATTCAACTGCACCTCTTACGTCGCTGGATACGGGTTGGCAACCGCACCGAAGTACCAACGGCGGGGGATCGGCGAGGAGATGCTCCGGGCGCGTGCCCAGGTTTGCAGGATCACCGACACCCCGGTCAGTGCCGCCGTCTTCACCGGTGAGGCCTCCCAGAAGCTTGCCAAGAAATGCGGCTACCAGACGCTCGCCGAGCTGGATCTCACCACGTACCGCATCGACGGCAAACTCATCTACCCGAACCCGGAATGGCCCGTCATCAAGTGGATGGCCATTCGCTACTTCTGA
- the LOC109036441 gene encoding uncharacterized protein gives MNHEDVSASMIKRVKLEASEEHPSLQYRIQIVDESLLDEAMTFMVKYFSNNNLGNSLVADLKDKKLENFEGTIWKEILSEGISLAAILEDDQGNRGRIICCYALGIVKEGDKFDLNSPERDIPKGFRCIIQTLEDVMSKADVFKAFDCDEYIDGCGLATATDFQRRGIAGEVMRACPEVCKLTGTPVCAAVFTAEASQKLAFKYGYKTLAELDLTTYRIDDRIIYPNPECPVIKFMAIRYF, from the exons ATGAATCACGAAGACGTCAGTGCTTCCATGATTAAACGCGTGAAATTAGAAGCCTCTGAGGAACATCCTTCCTTACAGTATCGAATTCAGATTGTCGATGAATCCTTACTTGACGAAGCGATGACCTTTATGGTAAAATATTTCTCAAATAATAATTTGGGAAACTCATTGG TTGCAGATCTCaaagacaaaaaattagaaaacttcGAAGGAACTATTTGGAAGGAAATCCTATCAGAAGGAATTTCATTGGCCGCGATTTTGGAAGATGACCAAGGAAATAGGGGCCGCATTATTTGTTGTTATGCATTAGGGATCGTAAAAGAAGGGGATAAATTTGACCTGAACTCA CCAGAACGTGATATACCCAAAGGTTTCAGATGCATTATCCAAACTTTAGAAGACGTGATGTCGAAAGCTGACGTTTTCAAGGCGTTCGATTGTGACGAGTATATCGATGGGTGCGGCTTGGCAACGGCCACAGACTTCCAACGCCGTGGTATTGCCGGTGAGGTGATGCGAGCTTGCCCTGAGGTTTGCAAGCTCACCGGCACCCCCGTATGTGCAGCTGTTTTTACCGCTGAGGCCTCCCAAAAGCTTGCTTTTAAATATGGCTACAAGACACTCGCCGAACTGGATCTCACCACTTATCGCATCGATGACAGAATCATCTATCCTAATCCTGAGTGTCCGGTCATCAAATTCATGGCCATTCGATACTTCTag
- the LOC109036435 gene encoding uncharacterized protein isoform X1 produces MYSVSSPLLLFFAGCLMVAKLQSTGEAAASTMNYKVNETAVIKRVKLEASKGRSALQYRIQLIDEPLFKEALAFMNEHFVLNNNLMKSLAPGVAPTEPIEDDDEEPGPWEMALSEGISLAAILEDDQGTTGSMIACYMLGIERKGEVFLLPEGQDIPEFFRYIGKTLEDVEAKADVYTIFNCTSYVAGYGLATAPKYQRRGIGEEMLRARAQVCRITDTPVSAAVFTGEASQKLAKKCGYQTLAELDLTTYRIDGKLIYPNPEWPVIKWMAIRYF; encoded by the exons ATGTATAGTGTTTCGTCTCCACTCTTATTATTCTTCGCTGGCTGTTTGATGGTGGCAAAATTACAAAGCACCG gaGAAGCGGCAGCCAGCACAATGAATTACAAGGTTAACGAGACCGCAGTCATCAAACGGGTGAAGTTAGAAGCTTCTAAAGGACGCTCTGCCCTCCAGTATCGCATTCAGTTGATAGATGAACCTTTATTCAAAGAGGCATTGGCGTTCATGAATGAGCATTTTGTACTGAATAATAATTTGATGAAATCTCTAG CTCCAGGTGTGGCGCCCACCGAGCCTATTGAAGACGATGATGAGGAACCAGGTCCATGGGAGATGGCCCTCTCTGAAGGTATCTCATTGGCCGCAATCTTAGAAGACGATCAAGGAACCACGGGTAGCATGATTGCTTGTTACATGTTGGGAATAGAGAGAAAAGGGGAAGTTTTTTTGTTGCCG GAGGGGCAAGATATACCTGAGTTTTTTAGATACATCGGGAAGACCCTGGAAGATGTGGAGGCGAAAGCAGACGTATACACGATATTCAACTGCACCTCTTACGTCGCTGGATACGGGTTGGCAACCGCACCGAAGTACCAACGGCGGGGGATCGGCGAGGAGATGCTCCGGGCGCGTGCCCAGGTTTGCAGGATCACCGACACCCCGGTCAGTGCCGCCGTCTTCACCGGTGAGGCCTCCCAGAAGCTTGCCAAGAAATGCGGCTACCAGACGCTCGCCGAGCTGGATCTCACCACGTACCGCATCGACGGCAAACTCATCTACCCGAACCCGGAATGGCCCGTCATCAAGTGGATGGCCATTCGCTACTTCTGA